The proteins below are encoded in one region of Cyanobacterium stanieri LEGE 03274:
- the lipA gene encoding lipoyl synthase: MSVKPEWLRVKAPQIQRVGSVKDILRDLSLNTVCEEASCPNIGECFNAGTATFLIMGPACTRACPYCDIDFEKTPKELDSTEPLRLAEAVKRLNLNHVVITSVNRDDLADGGASQFVACIEETRRLSPHTTIEVLIPDLCGNWDALGTILSANPEVLNHNTETIPRLYRKVRPQGDYGRSLELLAQTRKLNPRVYTKSGIMVGLGETDGEVKQVMQDLRGVDCDILTIGQYLQPSSHHLQVKEFVTPAQFDSWRVYGEGIGFLQVVSTPLTRSSYHAEEVRNLMKLYPREMVTVAH; the protein is encoded by the coding sequence GTGAGTGTAAAACCAGAATGGCTGAGGGTGAAAGCTCCTCAAATACAAAGAGTTGGTAGCGTGAAGGATATTCTCAGGGATTTAAGTTTAAATACTGTCTGTGAGGAGGCTTCTTGCCCTAATATTGGGGAGTGTTTCAATGCCGGGACGGCTACTTTTTTAATTATGGGGCCTGCTTGTACCCGTGCTTGTCCTTATTGTGATATTGATTTTGAAAAAACACCGAAGGAGTTGGATTCGACTGAGCCTTTGAGATTGGCTGAAGCGGTTAAACGTCTTAATCTTAATCATGTGGTGATTACTTCTGTTAATCGTGATGATTTAGCTGATGGGGGTGCTAGTCAATTTGTGGCTTGTATTGAGGAAACTCGCCGTTTATCTCCCCATACTACTATTGAGGTTTTGATTCCTGATTTGTGTGGTAATTGGGATGCTTTGGGGACTATTTTGAGTGCTAATCCTGAGGTTTTGAATCATAATACGGAGACTATACCTCGATTATATCGCAAGGTTCGTCCTCAGGGGGATTATGGGCGATCGCTCGAACTTTTGGCCCAGACGAGAAAGTTAAATCCGAGGGTTTATACTAAATCGGGTATTATGGTAGGTCTAGGGGAAACCGATGGAGAAGTTAAGCAGGTAATGCAGGATTTACGGGGGGTAGATTGTGATATTTTGACCATTGGACAGTATTTACAGCCTTCTTCTCATCATTTACAAGTAAAAGAGTTTGTTACCCCTGCTCAGTTTGATAGTTGGCGTGTTTATGGGGAGGGTATTGGTTTTTTACAGGTGGTTTCTACTCCCCTCACCCGTAGTTCTTATCATGCGGAGGAGGTACGTAATTTAATGAAATTATATCCCCGTGAAATGGTTACTGTGGCGCATTAA
- a CDS encoding phenylpyruvate tautomerase MIF-related protein, which produces MPLIKVQSSVNSIEGNQIKNLLTILSSKLAQHLGKPESYVMTAFEQNINMTFASTFEPVCYVEIKSVGNMSSSQTKAMSQDFCNEINQQLGVDLNRIYIEFADAKGSMWGWNGSTF; this is translated from the coding sequence ATGCCATTAATTAAAGTTCAGTCTTCAGTAAATAGCATCGAAGGAAATCAAATTAAAAATTTATTGACTATTTTATCAAGTAAATTGGCTCAACATTTAGGAAAGCCAGAATCCTATGTCATGACAGCCTTTGAACAAAATATTAATATGACTTTTGCCAGTACATTTGAGCCTGTTTGTTATGTAGAAATAAAAAGTGTAGGCAATATGTCTTCTAGTCAAACTAAAGCCATGAGTCAAGATTTTTGCAATGAAATTAATCAACAATTAGGAGTTGATTTAAATCGGATTTACATTGAATTTGCTGATGCTAAAGGCTCAATGTGGGGCTGGAATGGTTCTACTTTTTAA
- a CDS encoding S-layer homology domain-containing protein, whose protein sequence is MSPFNLYKTSSALLLSLTMGSTSLLPLTTTLVNPAPVMAQNNQFNDLSPNHWASEFIGALVQRGVIAGFPDGTFRPESPVTRAQFAAMVQSALPKDRIRGSINFNDVASNYWATGAINNAYQMGFLSGYPGNVFRPEQNIPREQVLVSLANGLNYSPRSSAANVLSFFNDANAISGFAQSPIAAATENQIVVNYPNTRQLNPTRNATRAEVAAFIYQALQSQGQVASLNSPYIVNQAPVATNNRITAGTQIPVTYEAEKILLTQNETVPLTLVVRQDIVNGSGQVLIPRNSEIMGELRPSGNGTQFFAQTLQLSNGRMYNIDASSQIITETESVSRGTDVGNLVKNAALGTAAAAAISGVTGDRTITTGELLIGTGAGVLATLIPQFLGRNRVDLLVIRPETNLNITFNRDFAIQ, encoded by the coding sequence ATGTCTCCATTTAACTTATACAAAACAAGTTCAGCCCTACTTTTAAGCCTTACCATGGGTTCTACATCCCTACTACCCCTGACTACAACCTTGGTAAACCCAGCCCCCGTTATGGCTCAAAACAATCAATTTAACGACCTTTCCCCCAATCATTGGGCATCAGAATTTATCGGTGCGTTGGTACAAAGGGGAGTAATTGCAGGATTTCCCGATGGTACTTTTCGCCCAGAATCTCCCGTAACAAGAGCGCAATTTGCCGCTATGGTACAAAGTGCCTTACCTAAAGATAGAATTCGGGGTAGTATTAACTTTAACGATGTCGCTTCTAACTACTGGGCCACTGGTGCCATTAATAATGCTTATCAAATGGGCTTTTTATCGGGTTACCCTGGTAATGTTTTTCGCCCTGAGCAAAATATTCCCCGTGAACAGGTATTGGTATCTTTAGCCAATGGTTTAAATTATTCCCCGAGGAGTAGTGCGGCTAATGTCCTCAGTTTTTTCAATGATGCTAATGCCATTTCTGGCTTTGCTCAATCACCCATTGCCGCCGCCACCGAAAATCAGATTGTCGTTAACTACCCCAATACCAGACAACTCAACCCCACCCGTAATGCTACCCGTGCCGAAGTAGCCGCTTTTATCTATCAAGCCCTACAATCCCAAGGGCAAGTAGCTAGTCTAAACTCCCCTTATATTGTCAATCAAGCACCCGTTGCCACCAATAATCGTATTACAGCAGGAACACAAATTCCTGTTACCTATGAGGCAGAAAAAATTCTTTTAACTCAAAATGAAACCGTACCTCTTACCCTCGTTGTACGACAAGATATAGTTAATGGTAGTGGACAAGTGCTGATTCCCCGTAATAGTGAGATAATGGGCGAATTACGTCCGAGCGGTAATGGAACTCAGTTTTTTGCCCAAACTTTACAGTTATCCAATGGCAGAATGTACAATATTGATGCTTCTTCTCAAATTATTACTGAAACCGAAAGTGTTTCCCGTGGCACTGATGTGGGTAATTTAGTTAAAAATGCCGCCCTAGGTACTGCCGCCGCGGCTGCTATTTCTGGGGTAACGGGCGATCGCACCATAACCACAGGGGAACTACTAATCGGCACCGGAGCAGGAGTTTTAGCCACCCTCATTCCCCAATTCCTAGGCAGAAACAGAGTTGATTTATTAGTAATTCGCCCTGAAACTAATTTAAATATCACCTTTAATCGAGACTTTGCCATCCAATAA
- a CDS encoding lipid-A-disaccharide synthase, with protein MTNFDILILSNGPGEIVTWVIPVVEKVKSLLGEGFQNVRVSLILSPCPHSTGNEADVALGCDGIHRVQSADHFWRFLLWGKTADNWAWCKDGLVLFLGGDQFFTVVAAKRLGYRSVVYGEWDARWLRQIDHFAVMNSALKEKISPRFHHKVTVVGDLMADVPDVPLNDSDSDFCVGLLPGSKASKLTQGVPFLSAIAHYIHHKQPDIKFSIPVAPTISPKILASYGNKNNNKYVENFTDLSIELSTLDNFQFLQISNDLNITLITSFPCYDDIKNFDICLTTVGANTAQLASLNVPMIVVIPTYQLDAMKSWDGILGLLMNLPWLGNNFAKLINWLIINYSMRNKKLYAWPNIWAKKEIVPELIGHLKVEDIGDLILDYYYHPQKLQAIRQELSLVSKAKGARHKIAQIIIQYINQK; from the coding sequence ATGACAAACTTTGACATTCTGATTTTATCCAATGGCCCGGGGGAGATTGTTACTTGGGTTATACCGGTGGTGGAAAAGGTTAAATCTCTCTTGGGTGAGGGATTTCAGAATGTTCGGGTTTCTTTGATTTTATCTCCTTGCCCCCATAGCACAGGTAATGAAGCTGATGTGGCTCTCGGTTGTGATGGCATCCATAGGGTGCAATCGGCGGATCACTTTTGGCGTTTTTTGTTGTGGGGCAAGACGGCGGATAATTGGGCTTGGTGTAAGGATGGTTTGGTTTTGTTTTTGGGGGGTGATCAGTTTTTTACGGTGGTGGCGGCTAAAAGGTTGGGTTATAGGAGTGTGGTTTATGGGGAGTGGGATGCCCGTTGGCTTCGTCAGATTGATCATTTTGCGGTGATGAATTCTGCTCTTAAAGAGAAAATTTCCCCTCGTTTCCATCATAAGGTTACGGTGGTGGGGGATTTAATGGCGGATGTTCCTGATGTTCCCCTTAATGATTCTGATTCTGATTTTTGTGTTGGTTTGTTACCCGGTTCTAAGGCTAGTAAGCTCACTCAGGGTGTTCCTTTTTTAAGTGCGATCGCCCATTATATACATCATAAACAACCTGATATAAAGTTTAGTATTCCTGTTGCTCCTACTATTTCTCCAAAAATATTAGCTAGTTATGGTAATAAAAATAATAACAAATATGTTGAAAATTTTACTGATTTAAGTATTGAATTATCAACTTTAGATAATTTTCAATTTTTACAAATATCTAATGATTTAAACATAACATTAATTACCAGTTTTCCCTGTTATGATGATATAAAAAACTTCGATATTTGCTTAACTACCGTGGGGGCTAATACCGCACAATTAGCCTCTTTAAATGTTCCTATGATTGTTGTAATTCCTACCTATCAATTGGATGCGATGAAGTCTTGGGATGGGATTTTAGGATTATTAATGAATTTACCTTGGTTGGGAAATAATTTTGCTAAATTAATTAATTGGCTAATAATTAACTATTCAATGCGTAATAAAAAACTATATGCTTGGCCTAATATCTGGGCAAAAAAAGAAATTGTTCCTGAATTAATCGGTCATTTAAAAGTTGAGGACATAGGTGATTTAATTTTAGATTACTATTACCATCCTCAAAAGTTACAGGCTATCAGACAAGAATTATCCCTTGTTTCTAAGGCTAAGGGCGCTCGGCATAAAATAGCTCAAATTATTATTCAATACATTAACCAAAAATAA
- a CDS encoding aldo/keto reductase: protein MNYRRFGKTNLNISIFTLGLMRCCYSENQLFDTVNKALFLGINHFEMARAYGKSEEYFGNFLQTSNVNRQNIIITTKLTPSESQKINKATIQKSLDNLQTSYIDCLAIHGINTEKHYQQLLESDSYIYSLLEAKQEGKIKYLGFSTHGNLEVIKKTIETGLFDFVNLHYYYFFQRNHPIINLAQEKDLGIFIISPADKGGMLYQPPQKLKDLCHPFTPLELNYRFLLDNPAITTLSLGAANPDELLIPLQVAEKDYPLTADEIKTFDKVEQSLSHTLGQDICSQCYQCLPCPENINIPEVLRLRNLGVGLDMVDFARYRYQMFENAGHWFWGNKGSKCTDCGECLPKCPQNLSIPNLLRDADSRFKGSQGRRLWE from the coding sequence ATGAATTATCGTAGATTTGGTAAAACTAACTTAAATATTTCTATATTCACCTTAGGCTTAATGCGCTGTTGTTACTCAGAAAATCAATTATTTGATACGGTAAATAAAGCCCTTTTCCTTGGGATTAACCATTTTGAAATGGCAAGGGCATATGGCAAAAGTGAAGAATATTTTGGTAATTTTTTACAAACATCTAATGTTAACCGCCAAAATATTATTATTACTACTAAATTAACACCTTCAGAATCTCAAAAAATTAATAAAGCTACCATTCAAAAATCTTTAGATAACTTACAAACCAGTTATATCGACTGTCTCGCTATTCATGGTATTAATACAGAAAAACACTATCAGCAATTATTAGAATCTGATAGTTACATATATAGCTTATTAGAGGCAAAACAAGAAGGTAAAATCAAATATTTAGGTTTTTCAACCCATGGTAATTTAGAGGTAATAAAAAAAACCATCGAAACAGGGCTATTTGACTTTGTTAACCTTCATTATTATTATTTTTTTCAAAGAAATCATCCCATTATCAATCTAGCCCAAGAGAAAGACTTAGGTATATTTATTATCTCTCCCGCTGATAAAGGAGGGATGTTATATCAACCCCCTCAAAAGTTGAAAGATTTGTGTCATCCCTTCACTCCCCTAGAGTTGAACTATCGATTTTTACTTGATAATCCTGCCATTACAACCCTTAGTCTTGGGGCGGCAAATCCTGATGAATTACTAATCCCTTTACAAGTTGCAGAAAAAGACTATCCCCTTACGGCAGATGAGATAAAAACCTTTGATAAGGTGGAACAAAGTCTATCTCACACTTTAGGTCAAGATATTTGCTCTCAATGTTATCAATGTTTACCTTGTCCTGAAAATATTAATATCCCAGAAGTGTTACGTCTTAGAAATTTAGGGGTTGGTTTGGATATGGTCGATTTTGCTCGTTATCGTTATCAAATGTTTGAAAATGCCGGTCATTGGTTTTGGGGAAATAAGGGCAGTAAATGTACTGACTGTGGGGAGTGTTTGCCTAAATGCCCTCAAAATTTATCTATTCCTAATTTATTAAGGGATGCTGATTCTCGTTTTAAGGGTAGTCAGGGAAGACGTTTATGGGAGTAG